The following proteins are encoded in a genomic region of Colletotrichum higginsianum IMI 349063 chromosome 9, whole genome shotgun sequence:
- a CDS encoding Mediator complex protein codes for MADSAMTGAGAGATGEPFTLEERIQQLCEIDTSIVQLMHHTSSAMSALGAQKTPEINPEQQKQTFKSSMDALLSTLHTVDVHMKRQIMGLEEAGIIKLRGEGGGSGGPGEKSVGGRQVVMNEDAKIVARPSLEPNGVGTIGNLDVGWLNSRNNKVERDMEAELWAKMREFLERYHSQEQEASGEVSEMQQ; via the coding sequence ATGGCTGATTCAGCAAtgaccggcgccggcgccggcgccacAGGCGAACCCTTCACCCTCGAAGAACGCATCCAACAGCTCTGTGAAATCGACACAAGCATAGTCCAGCTCATGCATCACACTTCCTCCGCCATGTCCGCCCTTGGCGCCCAAAAGACCCCTGAAATAAACCccgagcagcagaagcagacgTTCAAGTCGTCCATGGACGCCCTCCTCTCCACCCTGCACACGGTCGACGTCCACATGAAACGCCAGATCATGgggctcgaggaggccggcatcatcaagctccgcggcgaaggcggcggcagcggcggccccggcgaGAAGAGCGTCGGCGGTCGCCAGGTCGTCATGAACGAGGACGCAAAGATCGTCGCCAGGCCCTCCCTCGAACCCAATGGCGTCGGCACCATTGgcaacctcgacgtcggctgGCTCAACAGCCGCAACAACAAGGTCGAGCGTGACATGGAGGCCGAGCTGTGGGCCAAGATGAGGGAGTTCCTCGAGAGATACCACTCGCAGGAGCAAGAAGCCAGCGGGGAGGTCAGCGAGATGCAGCAGTGA